The Thioalkalivibrio thiocyanodenitrificans ARhD 1 genome window below encodes:
- a CDS encoding succinate dehydrogenase/fumarate reductase iron-sulfur subunit: MSDILQVRVWRGDEQGEYQTFEVPRLESQTVLDVVSHIQRHMDPTLAYRFACRVGMCGSCAMTVNGVARWTCRTHVSKVAKDGALELAPLAHLPVVRDLVTDMSAFFDKWARARGQFHPTATREDPFARVRPDSPERRNADAGIECIGCGVCYASCDVVQWRPDYLGPAALNRAWTLINDERDGARNERLRAVGDDAGCLACHTHVSCTERCPKHISPTAGIAGLKRAVMKAALRGDL; encoded by the coding sequence ATGTCGGATATCCTGCAGGTCCGCGTGTGGCGGGGAGACGAGCAGGGCGAGTACCAGACATTCGAGGTGCCGCGGCTCGAGAGCCAGACCGTGCTGGATGTGGTGAGCCACATTCAGCGTCACATGGACCCCACGCTTGCGTACCGTTTCGCCTGCCGGGTGGGCATGTGCGGCTCCTGTGCCATGACCGTCAACGGCGTGGCCCGATGGACCTGCCGGACCCATGTCTCCAAGGTGGCAAAGGACGGCGCACTGGAACTGGCGCCCCTGGCGCACCTGCCGGTTGTCCGTGACCTGGTCACGGACATGTCGGCGTTTTTCGACAAGTGGGCGAGGGCGCGTGGGCAGTTCCATCCCACCGCCACCCGCGAGGACCCTTTCGCCCGGGTCAGGCCGGATTCCCCGGAACGCAGGAATGCCGATGCCGGCATCGAGTGCATCGGCTGCGGCGTGTGCTACGCGTCCTGCGACGTGGTGCAGTGGCGGCCCGATTACCTTGGCCCGGCCGCGCTCAATCGCGCCTGGACTCTGATCAACGATGAGCGTGACGGTGCCCGCAACGAGCGCCTGCGCGCCGTGGGAGACGACGCCGGCTGCCTCGCCTGCCATACCCATGTAAGTTGTACGGAACGCTGCCCGAAGCACATTTCCCCCACCGCCGGGATTGCCGGACTCAAACGCGCCGTCATGAAGGCGGCGCTGCGGGGTGATCTGTGA
- the cuyA gene encoding D-cysteate sulfo-lyase, with translation MHLSRYPRLHFAHLPTPLEPMEALSKELGGPRLWIKRDDCTGLATGGNKTRKLEFLMADALDQGCDTVITQGAVQSNHARQTAAISAKLGLQCHILLENRTGSSDPDYLGNGNVLLDRLLGASVSTRPGGADMAREMDLLADQLRADGHKPYIIPGGGSNPVGALGYVNAALELLTQANAMGLRIDHVVHATGSAGTQAGLVTGLSGARSGIPVLGISVRAPREVQEKAVFELARRTAEHLGIGDVIAREDVVANSDYVGEGYALPTEGMVEAVKLLGRTEAILLDPVYSGKGMAGLIDLVRKGHFRKTDNVVFLHTGGSAALFGYPDIYGLSPEG, from the coding sequence ATGCACCTGTCCCGCTATCCCCGTCTGCACTTCGCGCATCTCCCGACTCCGCTGGAGCCCATGGAGGCCCTGTCGAAGGAACTCGGAGGGCCCCGGTTATGGATCAAGCGCGATGATTGCACCGGGCTGGCCACCGGCGGCAACAAGACCCGCAAACTGGAGTTCCTGATGGCCGATGCCCTGGACCAGGGCTGCGACACGGTGATCACCCAAGGGGCGGTCCAGTCCAACCACGCCCGCCAGACGGCGGCCATCTCTGCCAAGCTGGGATTGCAGTGCCACATCCTGTTGGAGAACCGTACCGGCTCCTCTGACCCGGATTACCTGGGCAACGGCAATGTACTGCTGGACAGGCTGCTGGGCGCCAGTGTCTCCACCCGTCCGGGCGGTGCGGACATGGCCCGCGAGATGGACCTGCTCGCGGACCAACTGCGCGCGGACGGACACAAGCCCTACATCATCCCGGGCGGCGGTTCCAATCCGGTGGGTGCCCTGGGCTACGTGAATGCCGCGCTGGAGCTGCTCACCCAGGCCAATGCCATGGGGCTTCGCATCGACCACGTGGTCCATGCGACCGGCAGTGCGGGCACCCAGGCCGGTCTCGTCACCGGGCTGTCGGGCGCGCGCAGCGGCATCCCCGTACTGGGCATCAGCGTCCGTGCGCCCCGGGAGGTTCAGGAAAAGGCGGTGTTCGAACTCGCGCGGCGTACGGCAGAGCATCTGGGCATCGGTGACGTGATCGCCCGGGAGGACGTGGTGGCCAACAGTGACTACGTAGGCGAAGGCTATGCCCTGCCCACGGAGGGCATGGTGGAGGCCGTCAAGCTGCTGGGCCGCACCGAGGCGATCCTGCTTGATCCCGTCTATTCCGGCAAGGGCATGGCGGGCCTGATCGATCTGGTCCGCAAGGGTCACTTCAGGAAGACCGACAACGTGGTGTTCCTGCATACCGGGGGCAGCGCTGCCTTGTTCGGTTATCCGGACATCTACGGGTTATCGCCGGAGGGTTGA
- a CDS encoding UxaA family hydrolase has translation MIHFIVHDQNDSVGVVVVEGVKAGQEVNGWIMDQDKDLKVKVRNDIPIGHKFAIRDLADGDTVIKYSTDIGRMVKPAQAGEHVHVHNLKTKRW, from the coding sequence ATGATTCATTTCATCGTTCATGACCAGAACGACTCAGTGGGGGTCGTCGTGGTTGAGGGGGTCAAGGCCGGCCAGGAGGTCAATGGCTGGATCATGGACCAGGACAAGGACCTCAAGGTCAAGGTCCGTAACGACATCCCCATTGGCCATAAATTCGCGATCCGCGACTTGGCTGACGGTGACACCGTCATCAAGTACAGCACGGACATCGGGCGCATGGTGAAGCCTGCCCAGGCAGGCGAGCACGTGCATGTTCACAACCTCAAGACGAAACGGTGGTAA
- a CDS encoding tripartite tricarboxylate transporter substrate binding protein — translation MFKLLKRSALVGACLAGALGMAAGPAAAAFPERTVTYVNPFSPGGECDIVQRMQQEPLKQELGQDVVIEYREGGGGAVGWAHVSRQRADGYTFACFSIPHIIAQPMVRNPGYQTDDLQIIYTYHSTPQVLVVREDSPFKTLEDFINAAKENPGSITVGGTGTASGNHLGAVRLMRAADIRLTWIPFPGSGPTIPALQGGHVGALMTNSTMYVQNKDRFRALAVSTEERVPFIPDVPTFKELGYDVIEAIYRGALGPAGMPEEAVNRIAEALDKVNRAQAERKQEMGFQMHYYGPKESAELVERLKVDYGALLEELGMAR, via the coding sequence ATGTTCAAGCTATTGAAACGATCCGCCCTGGTGGGCGCCTGCCTGGCCGGCGCCCTCGGTATGGCGGCCGGTCCCGCCGCTGCCGCGTTCCCGGAGCGCACGGTCACCTACGTGAACCCGTTCAGCCCCGGCGGTGAGTGCGACATCGTCCAGCGCATGCAGCAGGAACCCCTCAAGCAGGAACTGGGGCAGGACGTGGTCATCGAGTACCGTGAAGGCGGCGGCGGCGCCGTGGGTTGGGCGCACGTGAGCCGGCAGCGGGCCGACGGCTACACCTTCGCCTGCTTCAGTATCCCGCATATCATCGCCCAGCCGATGGTCCGCAATCCCGGTTACCAGACCGACGATCTGCAGATCATCTACACCTACCACTCCACGCCGCAGGTCCTTGTGGTCCGCGAAGACAGCCCCTTCAAGACCCTCGAGGACTTCATCAACGCCGCCAAGGAAAACCCCGGTTCCATCACCGTGGGCGGCACCGGTACGGCCAGCGGCAACCACCTCGGCGCCGTGCGTCTCATGAGGGCGGCGGACATCCGCCTGACCTGGATTCCGTTCCCGGGTTCCGGCCCGACCATCCCGGCGCTCCAAGGTGGCCACGTGGGTGCGTTGATGACCAACTCCACCATGTACGTTCAGAACAAGGACCGGTTCCGTGCCCTGGCCGTGTCGACCGAGGAGCGCGTGCCGTTCATCCCGGACGTGCCCACCTTCAAGGAACTGGGTTACGACGTGATCGAGGCCATCTACCGCGGCGCCCTGGGTCCCGCGGGCATGCCTGAGGAGGCCGTCAACCGCATCGCCGAGGCCCTGGACAAGGTGAACCGCGCCCAGGCAGAGCGCAAGCAGGAGATGGGCTTCCAGATGCACTATTACGGTCCGAAGGAAAGTGCCGAGCTCGTGGAGCGTCTGAAGGTCGATTACGGGGCGCTGCTCGAAGAACTGGGCATGGCCCGGTAA
- a CDS encoding tripartite tricarboxylate transporter permease, whose product MIESVISGLMAVLGWEALLLVVAGTIVGLFVGSVPGLTATMALALLVPFTFTMDPLSAMVLLGAVYVSSMYGGAFTAILINTPGTPGAIATTLDGYPMAQQGKAELAILAATVASVVGGIISVIFVLLLAAPLTEIAIRFGPAEYFWVAVLGLSLIGALSTGSLVKGLLGGAIGMLIGTIGVSPLGGESRFLFGTSTLQGGVNLLVALIGIFAIPELIRLAATAMRTVDVDYSRGGEKLSHVFRITLAKPFNVIRSSVIGLIIGIIPGAGNNVAGLVAYNEAKRASSDSQSFGKGNVDGVIASEASNNAAVAGSVVPLLTLGVPGSPPAAVMLGALMLHGIRPGTALFVETGTLAYGFIFSLGVSAIALLVVGVIGGRLICRAVCSVPLGYLVPTIAFMTILGAYSMRNSLVDVFMMIGLGVFAYVVRYFGIQAAPIALGLILGPIAEDGFGMAMLQGTARFGPDAAALALFTNPLSWMLIALTVLTLIWPAVQNYRGRKRILVQGE is encoded by the coding sequence GTGATCGAATCTGTCATTTCCGGCTTGATGGCCGTTCTCGGCTGGGAAGCCCTGTTGCTGGTCGTCGCGGGCACGATCGTCGGCCTGTTCGTCGGCTCGGTGCCCGGGCTCACGGCCACCATGGCCCTGGCGCTGCTGGTGCCGTTCACATTCACCATGGATCCGCTCAGCGCGATGGTGCTGCTCGGAGCGGTCTACGTATCTTCCATGTATGGCGGAGCATTCACCGCCATCCTGATCAACACGCCGGGAACGCCGGGGGCCATCGCAACGACCCTCGACGGATATCCCATGGCACAACAAGGCAAGGCGGAACTGGCCATTCTGGCCGCCACCGTGGCATCGGTGGTGGGCGGCATCATCAGCGTCATCTTCGTTTTGCTGCTTGCAGCACCGCTGACCGAGATCGCCATCCGGTTCGGGCCTGCGGAGTATTTCTGGGTGGCGGTCCTGGGCCTCAGCCTGATCGGCGCGCTGTCCACGGGCTCCCTGGTCAAGGGCCTCCTCGGCGGCGCTATCGGCATGCTCATCGGCACCATCGGAGTGTCACCCCTGGGCGGCGAATCGCGATTCCTGTTCGGCACGTCCACCCTGCAGGGGGGCGTGAACCTACTGGTGGCCCTGATCGGCATCTTCGCCATACCCGAACTCATCCGGCTCGCGGCAACCGCCATGCGTACGGTCGACGTCGATTACTCGCGAGGCGGCGAAAAACTCAGTCACGTCTTCAGGATCACCCTGGCAAAGCCTTTCAACGTCATCCGGTCATCGGTGATCGGGCTGATCATCGGCATCATCCCGGGCGCGGGCAACAACGTGGCGGGCCTGGTGGCCTACAACGAGGCGAAGCGTGCCTCCAGTGACTCCCAGAGTTTCGGCAAGGGCAACGTGGACGGGGTGATCGCCTCGGAAGCCAGCAACAACGCGGCCGTGGCAGGCAGTGTCGTGCCCCTGCTCACGCTGGGTGTCCCCGGTTCGCCGCCGGCGGCAGTGATGCTGGGCGCGCTCATGCTGCACGGTATCCGGCCCGGCACGGCCCTGTTTGTGGAGACCGGCACCCTCGCCTACGGGTTCATATTCTCCCTTGGCGTATCCGCGATCGCACTGCTGGTGGTGGGCGTGATCGGCGGCCGGCTCATCTGCCGGGCGGTCTGCTCGGTACCGCTCGGCTACCTGGTTCCGACGATCGCGTTCATGACCATCCTGGGCGCCTACTCGATGCGCAACAGCCTGGTGGACGTGTTCATGATGATCGGACTCGGGGTGTTCGCCTACGTGGTGCGCTACTTCGGCATCCAGGCTGCACCGATCGCTCTGGGGCTCATTCTCGGGCCGATCGCCGAAGACGGGTTCGGCATGGCCATGCTTCAGGGCACCGCCCGCTTCGGCCCGGACGCGGCCGCACTGGCGCTGTTCACCAATCCGTTATCGTGGATGCTGATCGCCCTGACGGTACTGACCCTGATCTGGCCCGCGGTCCAGAACTACCGTGGCCGCAAACGTATCCTGGTACAAGGCGAGTGA
- a CDS encoding UxaA family hydrolase encodes MLDQTILGYRRENGRVGVRNHVIILPLDDLSNAASEAVANNIKGTLALPHPYGRLQFGKDLELHFRTLIGTGRNPNVAAVVVIGIEPGWTQKVVDGIAESGKPVAGFSIEQNGDINTIAAASRKAKEFVQWASELQREPCPIKELWVSTKCGESDTTSGLGANPCVGAAFDRLYENGNTLVFGETSEITGGEHLVRDRCISKEVADHFMATWSAYNDFINENKTNDLSDSQPTKGNIEGGLTTIEEKALGNIQKIGKKCKVHGVLEPAEEPKGDGLFFMDSSSAAAEMVTLVAAGGYVVHFFPTGQGNVIGNPIVPVIKITANPRTVRTMSEHVDVDVTGLLQKTMNMDDAGQALLECMIRTANGRMTAAEALGHREFVLTRLYRSA; translated from the coding sequence ATGCTTGATCAGACAATTCTCGGTTATCGCCGTGAGAACGGCCGCGTGGGTGTCCGCAACCACGTGATCATCCTTCCCCTCGACGATCTGTCCAATGCCGCCAGTGAGGCCGTTGCGAACAACATCAAGGGCACCCTGGCGTTGCCGCATCCCTATGGCCGCCTGCAGTTCGGCAAGGATCTGGAACTTCACTTCCGCACCCTGATTGGCACCGGGCGCAACCCCAACGTGGCCGCCGTGGTGGTCATCGGCATCGAACCCGGCTGGACCCAGAAGGTGGTCGACGGCATTGCCGAGAGCGGCAAGCCGGTTGCCGGTTTCAGCATCGAACAGAATGGCGATATCAACACCATCGCCGCCGCCTCCCGCAAGGCGAAGGAGTTCGTGCAGTGGGCCAGCGAGCTGCAACGCGAGCCGTGCCCCATCAAGGAACTGTGGGTGTCCACCAAGTGCGGCGAGTCCGACACCACCTCCGGCCTGGGTGCCAACCCCTGTGTCGGCGCGGCCTTCGACCGGCTCTATGAGAACGGCAACACCCTGGTGTTCGGGGAGACCTCCGAGATCACCGGCGGCGAACACCTGGTGCGCGATCGCTGCATCAGCAAGGAGGTGGCGGATCACTTCATGGCCACCTGGAGCGCCTACAACGATTTCATCAACGAGAACAAGACCAACGACCTGTCCGACTCCCAGCCCACCAAGGGCAATATCGAGGGTGGTCTGACCACCATCGAGGAGAAGGCCCTGGGCAACATCCAGAAGATCGGCAAGAAGTGCAAGGTGCACGGGGTGCTGGAGCCCGCCGAGGAGCCCAAGGGTGACGGTCTGTTCTTCATGGACTCTTCATCCGCTGCGGCCGAGATGGTCACCCTCGTGGCCGCCGGCGGTTACGTGGTGCACTTCTTCCCCACGGGGCAGGGCAACGTGATTGGCAACCCGATCGTGCCGGTGATCAAGATCACGGCCAACCCCCGCACGGTGCGCACCATGAGCGAACACGTGGACGTGGACGTCACGGGTCTGCTGCAGAAGACCATGAACATGGACGACGCGGGTCAGGCCCTGCTCGAGTGCATGATCCGCACCGCCAATGGCCGCATGACCGCGGCCGAGGCCCTGGGTCATCGTGAGTTCGTCCTGACGCGCTTGTACCGAAGCGCGTAA
- a CDS encoding GntR family transcriptional regulator, producing MIDGTISAADIGHGPLYKRVKSLLTQSLADGEWKPNEAIPSESRLAERFDVSIGTVRKAIDELTAERILVRQQGRGTFVAAHTQNRFLYHFYHVVGEDGIKRFPTPELLQFRRIRAEPNVAMRLGIEKGARVIHVRNLLRIEGAPVEVNDIYLDAEVFEGLDRDTFSNRPGTIYQLYQERFRLNIIRTMEQLRAVAIGETEAPLLQLAQNAPVLQVTRVAYTYHSQPVEYRCSLVNTTHHVYQSDQEVRG from the coding sequence ATGATAGATGGGACGATCAGCGCGGCCGATATCGGACACGGCCCCCTGTACAAGCGGGTCAAGAGCCTGTTGACCCAGAGCCTTGCCGATGGCGAATGGAAGCCCAACGAGGCCATCCCCAGCGAATCCCGCCTGGCCGAACGTTTCGATGTGAGCATCGGCACGGTGCGAAAGGCCATTGATGAACTGACCGCCGAACGCATCCTGGTGCGTCAGCAGGGGCGCGGCACCTTTGTCGCGGCCCATACCCAGAATCGCTTTCTCTATCACTTCTACCACGTGGTCGGCGAAGACGGCATCAAGCGCTTCCCCACCCCCGAGCTTCTGCAGTTCCGCCGCATCCGGGCGGAACCGAACGTGGCCATGCGCCTGGGCATCGAGAAGGGAGCACGGGTGATTCATGTGCGCAATCTGCTCCGCATCGAAGGTGCGCCGGTGGAAGTCAACGACATCTATCTGGATGCCGAGGTCTTCGAGGGGCTGGATCGCGACACCTTCAGCAACCGGCCCGGCACGATCTATCAGCTCTACCAGGAACGCTTCCGGCTTAATATCATCCGCACCATGGAACAGCTGCGCGCGGTGGCCATCGGAGAGACCGAGGCCCCCCTCCTGCAGCTGGCACAGAACGCACCCGTACTCCAGGTTACCCGAGTCGCCTATACCTATCACTCCCAGCCGGTGGAATACCGTTGTTCCCTGGTGAACACGACCCATCACGTCTATCAGAGCGACCAGGAAGTCCGGGGGTGA
- a CDS encoding AEC family transporter, with amino-acid sequence MNVASLLIPTFALVLIGYLLRRYGGFSRPFWSDLERLIYYVLFPALLFGALASRPLELGQAAPMIYTGAIFIVAGMILGYGARWLFRLTPIAFASAYQCSFRFNGYIGFALLGSLYGQDGIAAFGLLVGFMVPLANVASVWALAHHGQGRLWREILGNPLILSTFSGLVWAGLGLPLPGMVDTTLQFLGQAALPMGLIAVGAGLRIVISGHQMGALVYLTAVKLLAVPAIAWWVGGLFDLQAEYLAAAVVMAALPTASSAYILTVRMGGDGPLVASIVAVNMLGAIVTLSLWLSLL; translated from the coding sequence GTGAACGTGGCGTCCCTCCTCATTCCGACGTTTGCCCTGGTCCTGATCGGGTATCTGCTGCGCCGTTACGGCGGCTTCAGCCGACCCTTCTGGTCGGATCTGGAACGGCTCATTTACTACGTCCTGTTCCCTGCCCTGTTGTTCGGGGCCCTGGCAAGCCGTCCGCTGGAACTGGGCCAGGCGGCCCCGATGATCTACACGGGCGCGATCTTCATCGTCGCGGGCATGATCCTGGGTTACGGCGCGCGCTGGCTGTTCAGGCTGACGCCCATTGCGTTCGCATCCGCCTATCAGTGCAGCTTTCGGTTCAACGGCTACATCGGGTTCGCACTGCTTGGCAGTTTGTACGGCCAGGACGGTATCGCCGCCTTCGGTCTGCTCGTCGGCTTCATGGTCCCCCTCGCCAACGTGGCGTCCGTATGGGCGCTGGCCCATCACGGTCAGGGACGCCTGTGGCGCGAGATCCTCGGCAACCCGCTGATCCTGTCCACGTTCAGCGGGCTTGTGTGGGCGGGGCTGGGCCTCCCCCTCCCCGGCATGGTGGACACGACTCTGCAGTTTCTGGGGCAGGCCGCCCTGCCGATGGGACTGATCGCCGTCGGCGCGGGACTGCGGATCGTGATCTCCGGGCACCAGATGGGCGCCCTGGTCTACCTGACGGCGGTCAAGCTGCTGGCCGTCCCTGCGATCGCCTGGTGGGTCGGTGGCTTGTTTGATCTTCAGGCGGAATATCTGGCCGCCGCGGTGGTCATGGCTGCCCTGCCCACGGCATCTTCCGCCTACATCCTCACGGTGCGCATGGGAGGCGACGGCCCGCTGGTGGCGTCCATCGTCGCGGTGAACATGCTGGGGGCGATCGTTACGCTGTCGCTCTGGCTGTCGCTGTTGTAG
- a CDS encoding tripartite tricarboxylate transporter TctB family protein, producing MKSYNTDLIAGAGALAIAALFGFAREPWTPLSARWPNAILVFILICAVFLLIRAFIKPERSPLFDEGSRVRMAVSVVLLLVWATMMEYLGFVVTSVLIFYAFWWYVTRAAKKVEGDASPIGLIAYLRAAGVVIALVGTFYFIFARYLYVPLPRGILI from the coding sequence ATGAAATCTTACAACACCGATCTCATCGCCGGCGCCGGGGCCCTGGCCATCGCCGCCCTGTTCGGCTTTGCGCGCGAGCCCTGGACACCGTTGAGTGCACGCTGGCCCAACGCCATCCTGGTGTTCATCCTGATCTGCGCCGTGTTCCTGCTCATCCGTGCCTTTATCAAGCCGGAGCGCTCCCCGCTGTTCGATGAAGGCAGCCGGGTGCGCATGGCGGTCTCGGTCGTCCTGCTGCTGGTGTGGGCAACAATGATGGAGTATCTGGGTTTTGTCGTCACCAGCGTCCTGATCTTCTACGCCTTCTGGTGGTATGTGACCCGGGCCGCCAAGAAAGTGGAGGGCGATGCTTCCCCCATCGGCCTGATCGCCTATCTCCGGGCCGCCGGGGTCGTTATCGCGCTGGTCGGCACGTTCTATTTCATATTTGCCAGGTATCTCTATGTGCCGCTCCCGCGGGGAATCCTCATCTAG